TGAGataaaaccaacaaacaaaaacaaccctcTGCAATTCATACAACCCATAATGTCTCTGATCCACACAGATTGATTAGTTACCATCTCTATTATCTCTctgaagaatgaatgaatgacacaatactTCATTAAATAGATCAGTCCTCTGGCAccatcattttttatattttttatggtagTATTCGCAAGAGACATACTGTAGGATTTTAATCAACTCTATTCCAAACATTTTATTCAAGAACGAAATTATTCCATCCCacgttttttctgttttgtcacAATTGCACAACATACTGTATGTCCCAGGGTTTCCAACTTTCTTTCACATTTTGATtcaatcatttcaaaataaactgcTGTTAGTGACGTTTTCCCACTGTTCTCTCCATCAGCCCGTCAGAATAACTGGCCCCCGCTGCCTTCGTTCTGCCCCGTGGGTCCCTGCTTCTACCAGGACATCAACGTGGAGATCACGCAGCGCTTCCAGCGCACCGTCACCATCATGTACTACTTCTGGATGTGTGAGTTCCTGTAACTCTTACTGAGCACTGTTGTGTGAATTCCAAGCATCACTGTTACAACATCGGTGTCATACCATGTTTGTAGAAGTTTTAAAGCTCTCCAGATGTTTGGGTGGTGTGTGGTTGCAGCAAGCAGTAATGCTCTGTAGAGCTGGCcttaaaaataatacaacaatATTACAAGAGTTTTTATATGACAACTATATTCTTGATGTTATGACTAAATCTATCCCTCACTTCTttagtttgtaaaaaaacaactatgacTCAGTAATAGGGaagggaataattaatcgatgatcgattaatggtcgttaagaatttgatcgatgacatggaatttttaatcaatctgtgtattttattttaactttatctctgactgcgtatcagtactcactgaactgtgAGAATTATACTGTATTTTTGTGAGCAGCTATTAtagccacataaaaaaaatcaatatcaatagAAGTGTGcactatattttgaatattttcatattCCTTTCAGGCAATGAGCTGAAGCTGTTATTCTCTCTTCAAAACCACCAGAAtccattgaaaaaaacagtatttttaccttgcagaacatgggagttgcAGGCCTACCGCTGCCTcaatcattgtgtgtgtttgtgtgttattgagTGACTTTTGTGGAACCGAGCTAACCCAGCAGGAGAAGGCaagttaaagtggtgaaaatatagTATACTCCTTACACTGACATTGATTTTATTAGCTGGCTAAAATACGCTTTGCTGCCCACGTCCACAGCAGTTCATTGATTAGCTTCCATGCTGTGACTCCTACACTGACAGTGGTTCagcacctcatacaaccccacttcacaAAGTCTAAACTATCCCTTGAACATGTTTCAGTAGAAGTTGCTTTTGTAACTGAGAGAATCGCTTAAGAAATTTAACCTAGACTTGACTCATGTCTGTGTGACTCCTTCTGTGCTGTCTGGAGTACTAGCTGGAGTGTTTGTACAAAGATCCTGACACTTAACTGCCGGCTCGAGGAGTTTGGCATGAACCCGCTGGTCAGTGTTCACCTAAAGGTGAAGATGGTTCAGCTGTCTCCACCTGGTGGcatcaaattgttaaaaaattaaacatgtttgtctttttgatcaAACCACAGGTGTTTAGCATCTTGAAATTTTGGTAGCTTAGTCAAGCCCAGAAATGTTTTGATTGTGACACAATAATTACACTGCTTTTAAATAAATTCAGGTAAAAATTAAAAGAGAATTAATAAAGATGTGAGACACTTTACTCCAAAAAGTTTCCAAAAGATGTAGGCTGGCTTTCACAAAAATGTTCCTTTAATTGAAGGATGAGCCTTAGAATAAGTCCTATTTTTTGATGATTAACATAGCTTAAATCATATGTAAAGGTGTACCTTAGAAATACTTGTCCTGATAAATGGTGTGCCTTATGGTATAAATGAGTTAAACTTGCTACTTGAGAGCTAAAGACACTTTACTGCTGGCTCGAGGACTTTGGCAGGAACCGACTAAAATCAGTGTTCACCAAAAGGTGAAGATGGTTCAGCTGTCTCCACCTGGTGGCATCAAATTGTTAACAAAACAACTATGTTATTCTTTTTTAACCTTTCCAACCATTTTTAGGATATTGACACATTGGGAGTTTAGTCCACCCCAAAAATGTTTAGATTTTCACCCAATAATTGTTATTGTCCCTGTAATTATTCCgcttatccaaagcgacgtacaaatgagagtaatacaacagCTAACGGTTCTGGTCAGAGGTGTAGGCTGGctttcacaaaattacaatttttagTCTTGTTTATGATGATTTAGGAAGTTAAAATCATATTACAAGGTGTACCTTGGAAATTGTAGTTTATATAAACGGCGTGCTTTCTGACAAAACGTTCAAGTCCTTTTCTTCTTCAGCAGCCTGAGCTCGTAGATGAGGAAGGAGGCTCTGTCACGTCCTCCTCCTGACTCATCTGCTGCTACAGCAACAGGAGATAAcccttcctccacctcctcaccCTCGCCTTGTTGTCTTCATCCTTTTTCTCTTTGAAATACCTTCCATAGCATTCAAGTCTTGCTTTAATGGATTAGCTGGCTAGCCAACACCAGATGCCATCAATGACACGCCCTATCACcagttctctctttctctttctggcTCTCACACAAATTGCCTCTGTGCCAGTTTGTGTGAAGTATATCTGATGTTTGCACTTGCATGATATGCAATGATAAAATTGTTTTTGAAGGCTTTGATGCGTAATCAGAACTGCAGATAAATAGATCCAGGTAGTTTTTTTACTAttcttatttatgtttaaaatgtatttatctatttaaaatCAGGggctttattaataaaatattcaggGCCTTGGCCTCATGATGCATATGTACCAACCCAAAGCTTCAGATTGCAATTTTTCTCCACACCCCATCAGCTGGAGCCTCTTttcttaaatttttaaaaaataaaaccagtcaAGTCTTTGTCTTCTTTGTGCATCAactagagcctgactgatatggGGCAGATGCGGATACTGATTTCAGAGAGGGAAAATTCATTGATAACAGATATGGTGGCCaatatagtctttttttttagctgaaatgaagataaacattttttatgtggtttgtgcaccaatttttcacCACTATGCAAATGTGCTCAGAGAGCTTCTTTCTCAATCATGAAACTTACAttgttaaacattaaacaaGCAATGTATTAgactgtcagccaattctataatgataactaagaaaataaagaataaataggaataaaataaatagctaaataaacatatttactgttcagtttcagttcattgctgactattaaaaaaaaaaaaaataataaaaaaattattatattgtgtaaaaaagttttcataatctGTCTGGCTCTAGCATTCAACACAGTAAAAGTGGATGTAAAATAAGTTTGTTAGAGTTTTGCTTTAAGCCTGAAGTTGGTTGCACCTCTCGTGCATTATTTTCCTTCCCCTTCTACTATCTTTTCTGCAGGGACACTTAAGTGGCATCAGGGGCTTAGCACTGACCAAGATGACtttgattggtttaaagaaatacaaacaacccTAAGCATTCTTCTCCCTTTAtagcagaataataataaccagACCGTTTTATACTGGCTATAGAAGACTAGTTTTACATGCATGTTTGCAGATACACACTTAGTATGTTTGGCTTCTGGCATGATTTTTAGAAAGTGAGGCAGAAACATAAGAGAGGGTGTGGGCgagcataaaaaattaaattaggcAGAAATGTTGAGCCTGGGCCGAGGGACAACCAAAGAGCCAACTCTAAACCTAGCAGCAGGCAGAGGAAGGTAATAAATAGCATCATATTGCATCAGCAATAGACCTGACATGTTGGCGCTTTCTTTAGACCGGGGAGGGGTGTTTTGGATTCTGGTCCACAGCTCTGTCATGAAGCAACAATAGTATCCCTACACTCACACTGCAGTGCTGTTCATTCTTCTTCAACCACCTGTATTCATCCTTCTGTCTCCTTTTCATCAATGTCCAGTCTGCGCCTGCACGCTGCTCTTCAACCTGATCTCCTCCCTGGCCATGTTCTGCGTGGACCCCTCAGGTGGTGTTGGTCTGGGCCTGGCCATCCTCTGGGCGCTCCTCTTCACGCCCTGCTCCTTCGTCTGTTGGTACCGACCTGTGTACAAAGCCTTCAGGTGTGTACACGACAAACTACctaaatataacacataaaTGGCTGTTAGAGTAacaatgtttttctctcttttctagGAGTGACAGCTCCTTCAAtttctttgtcttcttcttcGTTTTCTTTGCCCAAGTGGTCACTTCAGTCATCATGACCATCGGTATCCCTGGATGGGGTTTCAGGTATGaccaataaataaactatatcTGTGTTGGACGCATGTTTCGTtcctctgtttatttttctgtctctctgactcAGCGGCTGGATCGTGAGCCTGGCTGCTCTGAAGACCAACGTCCCCGTCGGTGCGATCATGATGATGAATGCCGTCTTCTTCACTGCCCAAGCCGCCATGGGGGTTGTCATGCTGAAGAaggtgaaaaacaaataaattagttTACAAGCAGGGGGAAATTCACAGCTAGTGACTCAAATTAAGGTTGTATTTTTGACAAGGTGTCAGTCAACAGTATCCTGTGTTTCTAATTCAGGATGTGGTATTTTATGAAACATGAGATTATTTCTGTCCCTACAAATATGATCACAACAAGCACCCAGGTTTCTAAACATCTGGCAGCATCTGAACATCTCAGCCACTCGTTTCTGAGGACAAAGATTGGTTTCTGGCTGTTTATACTGGACAACTCTGCAGAATTTAGTTTCTTTGTCATGATTAACCATCATAATTTTAATTGAATAGAATCAggggctctggagccacatgtggctcttcaggccgtctgcagtggcacCCTGTGGTTGagacaaaatatttatatgaaatgaattactgatttctttatgtttttatttttattaatcattGGTGTCGGCCCATTGGAATTTGTATTCGTCAATTGTAAAAACGTGCAGCTCATATATGGCATTAAAacgtcaactaaaatgtgcattatagCTTACGAAACGTATGAAAGTCTACAGCCCGGCGCCTTAACCTTAACCTTAAATTTGatcaacttcaagtctagtttcgagtttttctagctaggcaagctttcaattccaaatttcctgagatatttcttcagtgtccagcctctcatttgcacttgggccCTCGCTGGATTCTtacaaaatcatataaataaatgctcattatggccTATAAGTAATGTTGATAGGCTATGCTGGCAGTGCCTTTCACACGGACATTGATTTGGCTCTTTAACTTCCTCCACATCCACCTTAATGACAGAATAACTCTGTCCCTCCATCTGTGTTTGAACCATTTCATACAAAATGGCAAGGCAGAATAACAGCCCAACATTCTCGCCTTTAACAGGTTGTGTTAAATGGGCTAAAGTATCCTTGATTGAATCAGAGTACTGCAGCAGCATCTCCAGCGTTCTTTCAGTGGAGTACACAATCAAGTGCAATCAGTGTCAATATATGACGTATATTTTACATGAACAGTGCTGCAAACACTCAAGTTCACagtgtagaaaaaaataaaggggaACTGATGGGGAGGAACCTTTTTTAGAGAACACTGTGTTTTAGTCAGGCAGGTTGATTGAAGCACAAGTTAAGCCTGAAAACTAACCTGATCTGGACCAGGCTAGTTTGTAGGGATGTGTTTCCATGGTAACTTGTTTAAACTTCCTTTATGATACAGAATATCCTGAAAATAACCAATATACTGGTGCATTTAAGCACAAAGGCCCAATCCCATTTACATCCTTGTAAATTGAATATGCAAGGCTGAAAAGTCATGTGCctgttcattttcagtttttttctaatCCCTCCAGCTTCCCCCAGTAAACTTGTGATAAGGTCACAACACTATAAATTGTGGGTTGTTTTACTCATAAAAAGTGTGCATAAATGCCTCAAAATGTCTGCAAGAGAACTCTTAAGGACTTGACTGTTTGAGAGTGGAGTGTGGAGATTGAAATTTGGGTCATGCATAGTTCTGGAAAGTGTAGGGGGAAAATTaaatgaggtttaataaatgtAGTATTTGAAATGCAGGCAATCACTAAAAATATCATAGTTTTTAGTCCCTTTAAAGTACTTATTTAAATCTAATCTGTAAGGGACGAGGAGATAAAGTCAAATTAAACTTGAATACTTGACAGTAATTGCTTTTACTGAGACTAGAAGTGAATGGTAGCCAATTAGGAGATACTATGACATGATCTACTGGGTCACATGAGAAAAGGAAGAAAGTTAAATCAAAATTGTCAAACTGCTCCGTGGAAACACTCGCCCCCGCCGTGCCCAGGTGGTCCGCCTACCATGAAGCAGTCAGTAGATAACAAACAGTCCGAAGAATAGCCACGATATCGGGTTCTACGTATCATTTTCACCCTCACAATGTGCATGATATGAGGATGAATTGCTGCATGTATCCGGTGTCAGTGCGCTCTGCTCTTCCCCTCTTCAGGTCCACAGTCTGTACAGGCAGACCGATGCCAGCTTTCAGAAGGCCCAGGCCGAGTTCGCCACCGGAGTCATGGCCAATCAGGCCGTACGCCAGGCCGCTACTAACGTCGCCACCAACGCTGCCCAGGGGGCCTTCACCGCACCTCGATAGACAGAGACGACAGGGGTTGGGAGGGTAAGAAATGAAGGAGGAGAAGGGCCCTTTCAGCTTGATAGAGGATCTGTTTGGTATTTATTTCCCCACAGGTGATTAGAATTTGATTGGCGGGGAAACCGAGTCTGTATTATTACCCCGAGCAGCCGAACTGCAGGGCACATGCATGAGACAGAGGTGGGGTTGTGTAATTTCTAAACGTGTACAGGACAAGTTAGCTATATTGCCAAACCGGGAGTCAACAAATCATAGGTGTTGGTTCAGGGATGGtgtgaaatgtgaaaacagtaaaatgctgaaGCTTTATGAAATTTAGTGCAGTCGTAGAAAGTgaggaaaacactttttttgtacaaaaagATGAGCTGTGTGCCAAGGAGGACAGTTGTAGCCTAGATAGTTCCTGTTTTTAAATGACTTGGATGTACATTGTGTTTACGAGGAGCCATGTTTGAGTTGCAGCTGAACACTGAAATGTTGCCATTCTAACTTTTGATCCATAACCAAGTGGCTCGATATTTTATTTGGCCAACGCTGATGTTTTGTTGCTTACGTGTACACTAAcaagttttgttgttattccaACTGAGAATGCCTATTTACCTTATTGCCAAAATCTGtcatactgtaaaaataatgaacatGTGTTGTTTCGGTTGCAATATATCTGTCACTGTTTTGTTGGTACTGCTTGTGGTTGTTATGATTATTAATACAGGTCACTGTCTtggttttaataaaaatatattgtcatgCTTACACAGTATACTGCAGTTGTTATTACCTTGTTGACAGGTTAATTGAcagtgtactgtattttttatattggaTTCGTGTTTTAATTGAGTCGTGGTGGCCTCACAGGAGGGGCAGGGTGGCTGACCACTCACCTTTGGGACCCCCAATGCTGCAAAAGTGCCCATTCAGCAGAGAAAAGGTGAAGAAATATCTTCGAGATTTActtaaaattgagaaaatacAGTGACATATGAGGTAATACAACTTTATTATAGCAATCATCATTACAATTTGATGATTAAGACAAAACACTTGAGCATCAaatttatagataatataacaGACATGACAAAACTTAAATTCAACATAATGTCAtacaaaatagagaaaaataataacagaaaagACACGTTTAAATAGAATTatcatttttacacttttatcagaacatttttattttcaacccTAGTGGGATTATTTCAACAAGCTGACAGTCCAATGAACTTAATTGCCTTTGTTTTCATAGCATTTATCGTTGCTTCCTTGTCTTCCAGCTAGCGAGTAAATTTCTttgagtaaaacatttttttcggaATCCTAGTGTGTATTGACAgccataaaaaaatgcataattatacaaataattaaaacagataatttgttcaatttttttttttcgttttcttttttatttaaaaagcttGTTCGTCATTAACTGAGGTTTAGAACGTTCAGGAATTGCGTTGCTAGGCAACAGCTTGGGTCGAGTGCTACTGAAACTAGTAATCCTGGCAGATGATAAacgattaaatacattttttaaagcatatttatgtgtttgaatcatagactgtatataaatatttgaatctgaatttgaatttgaatttgaatccccatttaacattttttattctctGGCGACACCCAACACCGTCTGAGGAAACTGCAACTGTGATCCAACTTGTTGCATTCTGAGCTGTTTGCTTCTTTTAAGCAACTTTGCAGAAGCAGTGCGCGGAGCGAGTCCGACCCATGAACCAGCTGGTGGGCtaatatatgattttttttaatcaaaaattaGTTTGCTGCCTGCTTGTGAATGGTGTTAATGTGCCATCTGCAGCCTGTATTGAGACATATCTCAGCACCCCACCATACCCTCCGGGACTGCTCCGACAGTCTGGGACTTTTATGGACTGCCACAGCAACGTCAGGCACTGCGCGTCACCGTGAAGATGGCGGAGGCTGCGGACACACCACAACACCGGTTTTTCTGTCACTGCTGTAAATGTGAAACAAACCCCAAACTCCCGGTGAGTCACTTTTGGAGAgtgtttttccccccacatgGCAGCTGGGGATCATTCACGCCGCCACGAAGGGACGGATTAAGACTTATggagctttttctttttataaatacGCAAAgttaactgtttgttttttgtttttttactaaaatTATAACTAGAATTATCACTAAAGCACACATATGACAGCCTACTTCGTGGTTGTTGTATGCGTAAAGCATGGATCTTAcattagagagagagggagtgaaatCTGGTGATTCACGTTGCCATATTTAGAAGCACCACTGTTGGCGACTGTGGGTCCAGTTGTCTTCTGTCAACTGCGTGTGAGAGACGCAGGAGGGGCTGGCTGGGTGTCGCCACATGCACCACAAGCGCTCCCTAAACTGTTACATGCCTCAGAGCCGCAAATAGGTGCCTTTACCTTTAACCCCTGCAGCCAGATtagttttgtcacatttttttgtctcaatGAAGCCCAAACACAACACCTCAACTGTTTAACTTTAATAGTTTTTGCTGGAGATTATTCCTTCCTGTGGCGCCGTGATAGCAGCTGTTGGAGTGCATTTGTTGCGCAGCTGCAGGTTACGCACATTGCATATTGTTATGATGAAGCACATGcgcacgtgtgtttgtgtgtgacgaAAAGAGAGCCAGTGTCTatgagtaagagagagagagatgggattAATCTGCAGCATGTGGACAAAAATGTGTTGACACCTATGAGCAGATACATTTGCATAAGGTTTATTTTCTGATTCCTTTTTTGctactttacttgttttttaagATAGAGAGGGATGCATATTTCACAACAATGTCCCTAACCATTCATCCACAGGGAGGCATCATTTGTATGAACTTTTGGTTTTGGGCTAGAGCTGCAATTATTTTCATGATCTATTCATCTGCAGATGACGTTCTCCATTAATTGATCcattttggtctataaaatttcagaaaatagtgaaaaatgttcaTCCCACTTTCTCATATATCCGTTTTGTGAGTCCAAAACCGAAAGATAgtcattgtattattatataatacagAAAAAGCAGGACTTTTCCATATTTTTGAGGCTGaatcagcattttctgccatttttgcaagaaaaataaCTTTGACGATTCATTTTCAGTCGATCACCAAGTCTATTAATCAACAGATCATTGCTGTTCTTGTTTGGGCTATGCCCCTCACTTCTAATTCATGCAAATTATAATGCAACATGAGCATGGAATAACATTTAAGACAATAGTGTGCCTCCAGCAGTTTGGAAAAGACCATTTTCTCTTTCGAGTTTTGCATCCTGGTGGCCAAGAAGACAACTGCAGTCCATTTGGTAAGTTTTTGGCCAGGAACAGGGATGGTTTAAGGTTTTTCTTTTCCAATTATGTGGCACATTGGGTACAACATTAGGCTCTTATGTAGTTCACTGTGCCAACACCTGGTATCATCCCTGGTATTCCAGGGGAGGCCAGTCATATTTAAGACAGGACAGTCAGGTTGTTTGTAAAGAAATTGTTTTCCAATTAGAAGTAAGAGAACTAGCACAGAGCGCTGACCTCAGCCACATTCAGCACCCGTTGGGATGAGCGAGATCACTCAACATCAATCTGCAGTAAAATCCCAAACTCCTGCTGAAAGCCTTCTCAGAAGAACGGATGCTGTTATAGCAGCAGATTAATCCCCACAGTTTGGCATGAGATAAGAAGTTTTTGTCCACATTCTTTTGCCAGTCTAgtgtatgtttcttttttctcttaaaggaTTTCATCTGCTCCAGATGTGATTCTGACTTCATTGAAGAGGTGACAGAAGACTCCAGGTACAGCTCAGTTTGGAGGTTTAAATTCACTGTTCTTtggtttataaaaatgtttcaatgtaataaaatgcatgATGTTCACTGTAGTGACACGTCAGGCTCTGAagagttgtattttatttagtcTTCTGCAGAACAGCACATCAGCAGCCAGCGACAATTCCGACTCGTTGTTCTCAGAGGTATGTGCTTACAAATGGCATTTTAATACGCGCACTCCTCTTTTTATGAGGCTTTGTTTGACATGTTGCTTCTCTGGTCCCTTTCCAAGTTATGGCAGCTGCTGTTTATGGAGCGCTCTGCTCTGCTGTCGCATCCGCCCTCATCAGAGTCCGACCCGGATGACAGCGAGCAGGTATCTGCAGGTCAGAGCCTTCCATCTCCAGTGTCTCCAGGAGCTGTCGAGGCCCGAGAACCAGAGCCTCCTTCCCAGCCTGAACAAGAGACGACATCCAGGCCTGAACAAAGGCCCGCAGTGGAAGGGTGTGTGGACATGGTACACAGAAACATCACCAGTGTGTactgaaaaaaatcctttaGTATGCCTTGACTGTGCCAGTTATTTACATACAGGGTTCCTATgggtgctggaaatccttgaatACACTtgaagtgcttggattttgagTAGCCGAAAGTTCTTAAAACTGCTTGAAATGTGGTCTCAGGTTGGATGTGGGGATAGAAGACCACAAATTAGCATTGTTTATACAGGAAGTCAtgcaatttttgtattttctagcctaatattcattcatcattttaaGAAATGTAATTTCTGATGCACAGGCATATCAGTGATGACTTCAAATAGAAAAGATATCTGCTTCTGTCACATTATTTgttatattgttattaatatattcAGATTTGGGTACATATCTACCAAGCGGGCacttttgtggcattttttccGAACATGGACGTGCTAAAGTGTGCAGTATGTTTGGTTtaactatactgtatataagtatatattttataacacCTGTGAGGTGCTAGAAAAGCTTGAACATGCTTGAAAGGTGCTTGAAATTAActttaaaaccacataaaaccccTGTATAC
This genomic interval from Centropristis striata isolate RG_2023a ecotype Rhode Island chromosome 14, C.striata_1.0, whole genome shotgun sequence contains the following:
- the scamp3 gene encoding secretory carrier-associated membrane protein 3, whose translation is MSKYTSFPEPMDDHNPFQDPAVTQHSSNTGYATLDLYNPFDNNTTGPPPPYEATSPSAPSVPAQTPPSRTTPTEPRNYGSYNSQPVVNATTAELLRKQEELEKKARELERRERELESHSLGPGASRQNNWPPLPSFCPVGPCFYQDINVEITQRFQRTVTIMYYFWMFCACTLLFNLISSLAMFCVDPSGGVGLGLAILWALLFTPCSFVCWYRPVYKAFRSDSSFNFFVFFFVFFAQVVTSVIMTIGIPGWGFSGWIVSLAALKTNVPVGAIMMMNAVFFTAQAAMGVVMLKKVHSLYRQTDASFQKAQAEFATGVMANQAVRQAATNVATNAAQGAFTAPR